The DNA window GCTATAGCCTGGCCGGCCGGGATAAAAAAGCCGGGTCGCACGGTGGAGAGCCTGGTCAGTTTTGTTGATTTTGTACCGACCTTTTTAGAGATTGCGGGCGTCACCGCTGAGTCCGTTGGCATGCAGCCTGTGAGCGGGCAGAGTCTTTTTCCGATTTTCCGAAACGCTGTGAAATACCCGGAAGACTTTCGGGAGTATCTGCTGGTCGGGAAAGAGCGGCATGACGCTGGCCGGCCCAATAATCAAGGGTATCCCATTCGCGGAATCATCCAGGGCGACTACTTGTTCCTGAGGAACTTTGAACCGGACCGCTGGCCATCGGGAAATCCGGAGACAGGCTACCTCAATACCGATGGGGGAGCGACCAAGACCTTGATTTTAGAAGGCCGATCCCAACCGGACAGCCTTCATTGGTGGAAGACAAATTTCGGCAAACGGGTTCCCGAGGAGTTTTATAATATCGTAGAGGACCCTGACTGTATTCGGAACCTGGCGACACGAGGGAATCAAGAACTGAAGCGAGAAATGGGTGCGAAGATGTATCGCGACCTGGCTTTGCAGGGCGACCGTCGTATGTTTGGACGGGGCTACGAGTACGAGGACTTCCGTTTTTCCGATCCGATGCAGCAAAATTTCTATGAACGTTATATGGCGGGTGAGCCAGTTCAAGCCGGTTGGGTAAACCCAGGTGATTTTGCGGTACCGCAGAGTGAATTAATAAATAAAGAGTGAGTAGCGAGGATTTAGGAGCTGATTCTGGTGGATCGTTTTCGAAGTCACCTGAAGCTTTCTTTTAACAGATAATCTATGACAGAGCTACGCGCGATTTTTTTTGATTTTGATGGTCTGATACTGGACACCGAAGTGGCTTGTTACGGAGGCTGGAAGTGGGTGTTTGAGAGCCATGGGTTGGACTATTTACTCGAAGATTTTCAGCGTATCGTGGGCACAGATAAATCTCCACGACCTTTGCTGGAGGAACGTTTGGGTAGTCCTCCAGATTGGGAAAGAATCGATCCGGAACGTCGGGAATATGAACGGGGTCTCGGACGTGATATGGAAATTAAGCCGGGAGTTCTGGAGTTGTTGTACCAGGCACGATCGAGAGGCTGGAGACGTGCGGTGGTTTCGAGTTCTCCGCATCACTGGGTTCTTCCCCATTTAGAGAGTCGAGGTGCGAGTGAGTTGTTCGAAGATTTTATCTGTCATGGTGACGCCCCTAATGCGAAGCCGGCTCCCGACCTGTATTTGGAAGCTTTGAAGCGATTGCATGTGAATGCCGAAGAGGCAGTGGCTTTGGAGGATTCATACAACGGGTCATTCGCAGCTAAGGAAGCTGGTCTTTGGTGTATTGCCGTGCCGAATGCCATCACCCGTTCCATGGATTTCTCTCACGCGGACCTTGTGACTGAAGATCTGCTGGGCCTTAACCTGGCAGATCTGAGCGAGAGATTCAGATAGCGAAAGAGCGGCCCACCGAGGCCGCTCTTTTGGAAATGATTTATCGTTGGGGTCGCTAACTAGAGCTTAACCTTGATCTTTTTCGCGGTTGGTTTGAGTCCGGTTTTCTTGAAGCCATCCGGACGGTCTTTCCCAGCTTTCACGGTATATTTTCCGTTTGAATACACCTTCGGTAGGAATGTGTTTCCTTGGATACGAACAGTATAGAGAATTTCTTTAGAGCCCTCTTCAATCACCTGAACGACGGGATCATTCATGCCTTCAAACACCAATTCTGGAAGGTAGCCGTAGACTTCGCGTCCATCATTGTCTTCCTGACGAATAGTCAGCGGCCAACCGGTGTACTGTTTTGCTCCTGGCTTCGTGACATCGCCGAACCGAGGCCAACACTCAAAGGTGATTGTGCGGGTCGCCTTGTTGAAGCGAGCGACACCGTAGCCATCCTCAAGGTTGTTTTCTCCTCCTTGAGCTGATAAATCACGGGCCTCGTTCATGCTCTTGAAATTGGGATTAGCGTAGGTGTGCATAGTCATACGATTGCCTAGACCGTCAAGGTAGTCACCGGTCCATTCCAGCTCGTTGTCGATAGGTGTCCCGCCGCCCGCTTCACCGTTTTCGGGCCACCACCAGCGACCGTAGATGGTGTTTACCAATGCGGGATTCGTGAATCCGAAAGGCCCGTCACGGTGGTTCTCTATACCATGTTGCACCACTACGGCGAGGTGTTGGTCACCGCACAAATGAGGAGCCCACGCTCGGCGAATGGCCGTCAATGCCTTGTTGCGGCCGGTCTGGGGCCATGCGTTGCTATCGAGGTCAGCCAGTAAACGGCCATTGTCAAAACTCCCGTGTAGGTGAACGGCTCCTGTAAAGGCCGTTTGAGAAAGCACCGCTTTCATCTCCACACCCTCCCAGTCTTGCGACCATTCGTTGAGGAAGTGAAGCTGACGGTCACCGAGTAGTTTCAGTCCGGGCAGGTCGACCGTATTACGGTCGTAGCTCTCATCATTGATGTGGTCAGGGCGCGGGCCCATTTCGGGAATTTTTCCCTTTGGGCCGCTTTTAAACTTACGATCCTCGATCACGGCAAAACTGACTTCTCCTACCTTTACGTCTGTGTAGTAAACTTGAATGCCTTGTTCAATAGGCGTGGGGTCGAATGGATCGGGAAGGTGCCAGGTAGACTGCTCATGGATCATTTTGATGTATTCGTGAGGATAGTAATAACCACCTGAGCTTCCATCCGTCGCATCAGCAATGATACCCCCTTCTCCCCAGAAATTGCCTTGTCCGATGTCGTGGTCGTCGATGATCGTGATGGTTGGGCGGTCCTTAATGATGTCACGGTAAAGAAAACCGAACCAAGTCCAG is part of the Verrucomicrobiota bacterium genome and encodes:
- a CDS encoding HAD-IA family hydrolase — encoded protein: MTELRAIFFDFDGLILDTEVACYGGWKWVFESHGLDYLLEDFQRIVGTDKSPRPLLEERLGSPPDWERIDPERREYERGLGRDMEIKPGVLELLYQARSRGWRRAVVSSSPHHWVLPHLESRGASELFEDFICHGDAPNAKPAPDLYLEALKRLHVNAEEAVALEDSYNGSFAAKEAGLWCIAVPNAITRSMDFSHADLVTEDLLGLNLADLSERFR